GCTggacaaataaaccgaacccgaaaacccaaaccgaatccgatccgataaaaatgaatccgaaccgatccgaacccgacataaataccgaatggatcttgttttgtggtatttcgggttatgggtattatccgaaccgaacccgaatctaaatggatatccgatagaatccgaaacattcaaaaccttgaaaagatcttgtaccaaacatgatctcaattcctaatatgtattcaaaatacactaagaaatattgaacatctaaaatacttatctattacatgaaagTTGTTtgttctattacatgaaggttgatggttgaagatgaccgttgaatcttgaagtatttagattttgattttgttttcgttaaacaatgtttctcatttcatgagaacttggttttcgttttatgcttttatttatttggttttctttttatcagtaaatatgtttacttttcgtttgattttgaatgatcacggttgatgttccttatttttgaatcggttttacttaagttttggttacaaaataggtacaaatcaattattttaaaactgaagaaccgattttactcatgttttggatataaaataggtaaaatcaggtacttttaaaccgaaaaaccgattgggacccaaACCCGAAAGTATATTTGGTTGTatcggttctttgaagatttactaaccccgacccgaacccgatagaacccgaaccgatCCCGAACCaaactttcatataatccgaatgggggTGATTTTGataaaacccgaaaaaccgaaacccgattggataaaaccgaaatccgattgggaccccgaatgcccaggcctagctTGACTGAGAATTATTAcgtataaatataattatattagtgttttttatttgaataaaaatattagttttgagAGATAGATGGATTATTCAGTACACGAGTTTTGAAAATGTAGTATTTTACTTCATATACTTTACACATATAACATTTAGAATGTTGTATATTTCAATATGATTATCAGTCTCGAGTTGTTTTGCCACAAAAATATACTAATACGTATTTATATACTGATCGTATTAATATTACGAAAATGTCGTATAGCTTTTACAGAAccttagaaaaaaaatacattttacaaCTAGActaaattacaaataaaattcaaaagaaaaagcaaGTGTCACTAAGAGACAATTTGGCAAAATAATACAcacgttctttttttttaagatacttctataattttaaaagagacAAAAAGACCAAGACTTGAGTTCTCGAATACACGGGCTGTATGTGTAAAAAGGAGTTGACCATATGCACGTTGAAAATTCTATCTGAAAAGATCCATATTTTGGCCTCCGCTTATGGCTGACACTGTCGCTAGAGAAAAATCCGCCAGAGCTTATTATTTTTCGTGGTAATACACTGTTTCTAGCTAACAATTCTTTTATATTATTACTTTATAATATGATCGAGAGTTGTGTTATTAGTTCATGTAATCAGTTCAACCTTCAGATCAAAGTTGGCTGTTAGTTTGTATAATGTATGCATGCACTCCTGATACTGTCACACTTGACTGTGTAATAATAGCAAACATACCAATAGGAAAAACGGCTGTTTATTGTTATAATGGAGCCAAGCATGCTAATAGAATTGCAGATTGTGGCCGATCTTTTAagctataatatatattaagatcACATATGGATTTACACAAAACTTATAGCCACAAGTAAAAGTGCTTCTTCTTTACTTTGAAACAGAATGTACACCACACTTATTCCAAAGGGTTTTCCTCTTTTGTCTTAGAAACGTGTAAACaccttattaatttattatcaaGAAGCAATAGCAGAGTTAAAAATAAGAAGATTCCAGCTTCTTAGCTCTATCTCCTGCACTCTCAGCCTGTGCATTGCCTTCCATGGTATAACTCTTCTCCTGCAATCACAAACACAACATTGGTTTATTCTCATCACCAAAATCCATTGACACATGATAAAAGCTATGCGAGTTTGTAACTTATGAGGAAAGGCACCCACCTATCATCTATCAGTACTCGAGTAGGGTTCGCAAGTGTTAGGAGGCCTTAAAGACTAATAAAGTAAAAGCCCAAAGAGTAGAGAACTTGGCGGGCAAGTAGTACGGTAATAAGTAATGAGGTGGCATTAGGATAAGGAGACCGACGCACATGGGGTGTTGGATCGGATGCTTTAGTGACGATTGAGGAATATCTCCTTAAATAGTCACAAGAGTTTGTCTAGTAGGGTATCAAGTGGTTTGATCATCAAGTTCATGTAAAGAGAGTGACTCATGTGTCCTTTCTAGAGTTTgtcttttgatcaataaaaccTTGAGTATTTTCTTAATCTGAGTTATTTACAAAGATAAAGAGAGTAGTCGTAATAaacttggtatcagagcattttCCGATCCTGAGAACTATGCCGCCGAAGAAAGTAGATTTGGAGCAGACTCTCGAGCAACTGCAGATAGATCTGTGAAAACTGACATCATTGGTCGTGGAGCAACGACAAAAACAACGTCAAGAGGGAGACCATGTAGGGTTGTTGGAGAAGACGGTTGATGCGATCCAACAACGAATGGCAAAACTCAGCTTACTCGAGCGACTCGAGCAACGATTCCTGGAGGAAGATGAGGCCAAGAAACACTTGCTCGAGATCGATAAAGGAAAGCAGCATGATACCGCCGAGATCCTTCCGATGGCCATGAAAGGCGGTGAGACCAGTGCGACGGGAGCGGTGAAGGAACCCACACGCTACGTCCCACCGATGAGACAGAGGGAGAGTGGGTCAGAACGCAGCGGGTCTATGGCGAACTCGTCGGAGAGGTTGGAAGAAACACCGCCGGCGAAGCCTAAACCCCCGAAACGCAAACTGGAGCTTCCGGTTTTTGACGGAGAAAACGCGGAAAGCTGGGTGTTGCGGGTCGAGCAGTACTTCGAGGTCGGCGACTACACAGAGGAGGAACAACTCCGTTCCTTACGGATGTGTTTCGACGGCGAATCTCTGCTTTAGTACCGTTGGGAACGAGATCGGAACCCTTTCCTTAACTGGAACCAACTCAAACACCAGTTACTCGAGCAATACGCAGAGACCCACGACGCCACCGCTGGTGAAAGGCTGTTGTCGCTTAAACAGGAGGGAACGGTACGAGAGTATTGTCGGGAGTTCATCGCTTTAGCGACAAACGCCGTCGGTATACTGGAGAACATTCTAGAGATGGCCTTCATGAATGGGTTGAAACCCAGAATCCGAGCCGGCGTTAAAATGTTTGAGCCTAAAACCCTACAGAAGATGATGGACACGGCGAAACTGGTGGAGGACTGGGCGACGGAGGACAGTCCGGAGACAAGTCCGAAGTCGGCGAGTGAAAGGTCACGCGACAAATCCAGTAAGGCTACAAGCCCAATTCTCTCCACGAGCCGAACCCCGTTCTCTAAGCCCAATATCTCGAAGAACGGCCCAAGCCCAGGAAATACCTCCACCACAACTAGGACACAAGGAAATCGACCCCAATTCGCGCACAACCGTCTGAAGCCTCCATTCCGTCGCCTTACGCCGGCTGAGGTAGCGAAATGGCAAGCGGAGGGACTTTGTTACAAGTGCGACGAAAAATACGATCGCAACCACGTGTGCGTGAAGAAGGAGTTGACGGTCCTAGTGGTTCACGACGATGGCCGAGAGGAAGAGCTGACGGAGGAATACggagatggggaggaggaagaCACCGCCGAGGTCGCAGAAATCTCAATGAACTCGGTGGTCGGCTTGCCGTCTCCACGAACGATGAAGCTCAAAGGGAGAATGGGAAAAGAGGAAGTGGTGATCCTCATCGACTCTCGGGCTTCTCATAACTTTATCTCGGAGAAATTGATGAGAAAGATGGGAGTGACTCTGACAGAAACGGCCAGCTATGGAGTATTAGTGGCAGGCGGAGTGCGAGTCAGAGGAAAAGGAGTCATCGAAGGGATCGATCTTCAAGTCCAGGGCTATACAATCAAGACCAGCTATTTACCTCTAGAACTTCATATTAGGAATTCAGTGGTTGGATACTTTGGGCGAGACTCGCTTCAATTGGAAGCAGCAGTGGATGAAGTTGAAGGTGGAAGGAAAATTGATCAAACTCGTTGGAGATCTGAGCTTGCACACCGCAGCAGTCTCATTGAAAGCAATCTGGAAGGCGATGGAACAGGAGGGAGAAGGAATGCTGGTGGAGTATGGAGGATTACAAGCTGAGGATGATGACACCACAGTGGTGTTTCCAGAAGAGTGGAGTGCCTTGCTGGAGTCTTATGCTCAAGTCTTCAGCGAGCCAACAGGATTACCACCAAAGAGGGGAAAGGTACACACCATTACACTCAAGGAGGGAGAGAATCCGGTAAGCGTGCGACCATTCCGATATCCCCAAGCTCAGAAATCAGAGATAGAGAAACAGATTGGGGCAATGATGGCTGCAGGGATTATACATAAGAGTAGTAGTCCCTTCTCAAGCCCCGTCTTGCTAGTAAAGAAGAAGGATGGGAGTTGGAGGTTTTGCATAGACTACCGAGCCCTGAATCAAGTAACCGTGGCAGATAAGTACCCCATTCCGATGATAGATCAACTCCTCGACGAGCTGCACGGAGCAAAGGTGTTCTCCAAGTTGGATTTGAGAGCAGGGTATCACCAAATTCGAGTGAAGGCGGAAGACGTGCCCAAGACTGCTTTCAGAACGCACGACGGTCACTACGAGTTCCTCGTGATGCCGTTCGGCCTCTCCAACGCACCGGCGATATTTCAGTCCCTAATGAACGATGTCTTCAGGCCGTACCTGCGGAGGTTCGTGTTAGTCTTCTTCGACGATATTCTCATCTACAGTAAGTCGAGGGAAGAACACGAGAAGCACCTGGAGATTGTGTTGGGATCATTGGCTCAACATCAGCTATACGCGAACTTGAAGAAGTGCTGTTTTGGTACATCCAGAGTGGAGTACTTAGGCCACATTATCTCAGCATAGGGAGTATCAGCTGATAGAGAGAAGATTAGAGAAATGGAGGATTGGCCACAACTGAAGAATGTCAAAGAGCTGAGAGGGTTCTTGGGACTAACGGGCTATTACCGTAAATTCGTAAAAGATTACGGGGACATAACAAGACCGTTGACCAGTATGCTCAAGAAAGAACAATTCAAATGGGGAGTGGAGCCAGGGAAGGCATTTGAGGAGCTTAAAGGAGCAATGTCTTCAGTACCGGTTCTAGCGATGCCAGACTTTGATGTGCAGTTCGTAATCGAATCAGACGCATCTGGAATTGGGTTAGGGGCGGTGCTAATGCAACATCAGAGGCCTATCGCCTTCTTCAGTCAAGCACTATCCGACAGACAAAGACTCAAATCAGTGTACGAGAGAGAGCTCATGGCCATTGTCTTTGCGATACAAAAGTGGAGGCACTACTTGATTGGGAGGAAGTTCGTGGTGAGGACTGATCAGAAGAGTCTGAGGTTCCTACTCGAACAAAGAGAAGTTAACTTGGAGTATCAGAAATGGTTGACAAAGCTACTGGGGTTTGACTTTGAGATCCACCACAAACCGGGAATGGAGAATAAAGCCGCTGACGCCTTGTCCAGAAAAGCAGTCGTGGCAGAGTTGTTGGCAGTTTCAGTACCAACAGTGGTGCAATTGGAGGAGATtagtggagaagtggagaaGGATGAGACACTTAAGAAGATAATTGAGGATATTCAACAGAACTCTACGCAGCACGTGGGATACTCGTGGGTTCAGAACATACTGCTAAGGAATGGGAAACTAGTAGTTCCACGACAATCTGCGCTAACAGGGGTGATCATGCGGGAGTTCCATAATAGCCAATTAGGAGGTCATGGGGGAGTACTCAAAACACAGAAAAGGATTGTTGAGGTGTTCTTTTGGGAGGGATTGATGAGTGATATACGGAGATACGTAGCCGCTTGTCATGTATGCCAACGCCACAAATACTCCACGCTCTCTCCCAGCGGGTTGCTTCAGCCACTGCCAGTGCCTGAGAAGGTATGGGAAGACATATCTCTTGATTTTGTGGAAGGATTACCAAAATCAGAAGGTATTAGCGCAATCTTGGTGGTGGTGGACAGGCTGACCAAATACGCACATTTTATTGGAATGAAGCACCCCTTTGGAGCAGTTGATGTAGCAGTGAAGTTTGTGCAAGAGATTGTGAGGCTGCACGGGTTCCCTATAACCATAGTATCAGATCGAGATCGGGTGTTAACTAGTGCATTCTGGAGGGAGTTATTCAGACTATCAGGGACCACTCTTAACCTCAGCACAACTTATCACCCACAGTCAGATGGGCAGACTGAGGTGACAAACAAGGGAATGGAAACGTATCTCAGGTGTTATGCGAGTGAGAAGCCCAGGGTGTGGGTTAAGTACTTACCTTGGGCAGAATTAAGCTACAACACTTCATTCCATTCAGATATACAGACAACGCCTTTCCAGGCTCTGTACGGGAGAGAAGCTCCAACCTTGCTGAAGTATGAAACGGGGTCGACTAACAATGCTGAGTTGGAGGAATGATTGAAGGAGAGGGATCGCATGTTAGTCTTGTTGAAAGAAGACATGCATAAAGCGCAGCAGGTGATGAAACTGAAGGCTGACAAGCATCGACGAGAGGTTGAGTTTGCAGAGGGAGATCGAGTCTATCTCAAGCTCAGACCATACCGACAACAGACAGTAGCGCGCAGGGTCAATGAGAAACTCTCTGCGAGGTTCTATGGGCCGTTTGAGATAAAGGCTCGTGTGGGGAAGGTGGCATATAAGCTAGAGTTACCAGAAGACTCCAAGGTGCATCCCACCTTCCACGTTTCGCAGCTAAAGAAGGTCGTGGGAGACGCCACCACAGTCACGCAGTTACCGGCACAGCTAACACAAGATGGGGTTTTGGAGATGGAACCAGAGGAGGTCCTGGATACTCGTGTCAACGATAAGACAGGTCAACAAGAAGTTCTGGTCCGTTGGAAGGGAATGCCCGAGTATGATTGTTCATGGGAATGGAAGTCGACAATGAAGGAGCAGTACCCTGGCTTGGACCTTGAGGACAAGGTCAGTTTGGAAGCGGGAGGGAACGTTACTTATGAGGAAAGACACCCACCTATCATATATCAGTACTCGAGGAGGACTCGCAAGTGTTAGGAGGCCTTGAAGACTAATAAAGTAAAAGCCCAAAGAATAGAGAACTTGGCGGGCAAGTAGTACGGTAAGAAGTAATGAGGTGGCATTAGGATAAGGAGACCGACGCACATGGGGTGTTGGATCGGATACTTTAGTGACGATTGAGGAATATCTCCTTATATAGTCACAAGAGTTTGTCTAGTAGGGTATCGAGTGGTTTGATCATCAAGTTCATGTAAAGAGAGTGACTCATGTGTCCTTTCTAGAGTTTgtcttttgatcaataaaaccTTGAGTATTTTCTTAATCTAAGTTATTTACAAAGATAAAAAGAGTAGTCGTAACAGAGTTACTGCCTTAGAATGCATTGTTATATTTTACCAGCAAACGCCACATGAAAGGAACACCATCTCTGACCTTGGTCCTCTCTCTTATCACTTCTTTGgcttgcatatatatacatcagAGCCAAAACCGTTCATTGTTATATACTaaacaatataattatttaatgaaACTGAACTTAAAAATCTACAAACAAGCCGTACCAGTCTTGGATTGGCCTGTCTTTAGGAGCAACTGGCACCACATTTCGTTGAAAACATCAATCTGTTCATCTGATGCCCCAGTGATCTATCATCATCAACCATCAAACAATTAtagacaaaaataaataaataatcaactGTGTTTGATTCAGATAGTTTTTGAGTTAATTGATAGAGATTTGTTTTACCTTGTAGCCAAAAGCGTTAAAATCTGAACCAAGTAGTTCTAGAGCCTGTTTGTAGTTACCCTTTGCGTATTCATACACAGCTTCTCCGAGCTAATACGAAAGAACACAAGACTGATACTGAGGAGTTGTAAGAACAGAGAAGACGGTTAAAGACGTGGGAACAAACCTGAATCCCTTTCTGCATCACTTGTTGTTTCTTCTTGTTCATCTTCGATAGTCTGCATGAACAACACAGGTTCACAGCAAATCTGGTATCAATTAGAAACTACAGACTAACATAAATTTCACGCTAACCGGAGCTTCAGACCCTCGAGTAATTCACGAGCTCTTGAAGTCTCTCCAACCTTGGCCAGTGCCCAAACTATCAATATGTCAAGGTGCCATGACATATACCAGTTTTCCTAAGATGTTAAAGCAGAGAAACTAACTGATCATTCCAAATATCAATAAATCCCATTGAACAAAAGAACACACATATCATCCCACTAGTGAATATCTTACCTGATCAGTCAAACGAGCTGCAAGGAGTTTAAGACGGTCTTCAAACGAACCTTTGAGAGCATCTCCTACATCCAAACGCAATAACAAAGCAATAGCATTGAGATAAACCTATTTAGAAGTGCAGACATTTTGAGGATTTGGATTAGAGGGAAGTAAAAGCATAAAAGTTCCTAAATCCAAAAGAGAATTTACTTCAGGGGGAACAGCGTCGCCTTTCTCCAATTCTTTCCAGATGTGATTATCATAAATCTCCTCTATTTTGCTCATTGGTGACCCTCCTTCCAAGTAACAGAGAGCAATATGCCACCAATTGTGTGTATACCTGACCATTTTTATACATGttttgagaaataaaaaataataatgtttacagTATGTGATGAGTCTTCAGGAAAATGGTTTACAAGAAGGATGAGCAAGATTGCCAAGATTCTGAGAGTTCTTCCATGAACTCCACTGCTTCTTTAAACTTACATTCATGTTGAAGAACATGACACAACTGCAACAAACACAAAAAGTACAAGATAGATAAAGAGCTACTGAGTGATAACAGAGAATAACATTGTCTGAGGTACTCACACAGTGATGTGCCCAGGCGTCTTCTTTGTTAATCTCATAGCCTTTTCTGGAAGCTGCCGCAGCTTCTTCCATTCGACCAAGTTCTAACAATGGGAAGGCAAGCATACCGTGTATGTAACTCTCTTCTTGATTCACTGGTAGAACCTACAAATATTAAGCAGATACAATCAACTTTAATAGCCTTTAGACCGTGAATCTGATCATTCGCTGTGGACTTAAGTACTTACTTGCTGAACAAGACTCAGAAAGGGAGCAGGCTGTCCCATGTAGAAGCATAACACCTGTGCTCTCTTCAGAGAGGCCAGATCCTTGGGGAATCTTTGAAGTAGCTACAGAAACCACAACGGCTCAGAGATAAAAACAAGAGTGTGTAATAATGTTTCAGGTAAGTAAGAAACCAACCTGGGTGTGCAATTCAAGAGCCAAGTCATAATCCCTGTCCTCGGAGATGAGATAACTAACAGCCTCGAACACAGCTTTCTCATAAGGTGTAGATTGTTCCTGAAGAAAAATGATTTGATACTAAGAAAGAACCAGAACTAGAAAGcagtgaatatataaaaaagactCACAATATTGGATCTTGCAGCTTCAACATAGGTATTAGCTTTGGAATGATCCGATGAGGAAAGGTAATGAGCAGCTAAAACGTTGCCCAAGACACAATCTTTGTCGTCGAGTGGTGCTTCTAGAATCACTTTCCAGTTCCTCCCATAACTAAGAACCTGACCAAAAAAATACACGATCAAAACAAGAATCACTGAGATGATCATATTACAAAGATCGAAACTTTAAGCACCAAGAGCCAGAGAAAGCACATCAGAACCATAAAATCTTCTGTCTTTGTTAAGTTTGCAATGAAAGGGTGATAATCGAAGAGGAACCTGATGAAAGTATGAGTCAATTGCGTTGATGCATTCATCGGAAGAGGCATTAACCTCGTAACCCCACCGGACACATCTCAGTGTCTTGTCCATTTTAAAGAGaaatttaagagaaaaaaaaaagacagagctttaataaaaacatgaaggAGACAGCGAGATTTGCATTTTACTTGTTTCCATCAATCATTCAAGTAACACGAGTTCGTCTCTTGCGGATCATGTGACGTGTTGCACTTTGGTTTTTCTCTCGCCTTTTTTGGATAAACGAATTATccgttctctctctctacatGTGGGATTATAAAACCGAACCAGATATTAAACCGGTTAAGTTTACCGGTGGCGGTGACCACGAAGACAATGACTACGACAGGAATGATCAAGGATGAAAAGAGGTTGTCAATCCAAAAGAAAACAGTCGTCTAGATTAATATGACTGCTATAGTGGCAGAAAGATATAATGTTAAGGAAGAAGATAAACAAGAGTAAATAGAATAAGAATATTCTACATATGGTATAGTTCATATCAATGAAATTAATAAGGGCTGACTGTCTAACACTCCCTATAAAGACAACAACCCTATCTATTCCCACCTATACTATTTGCCTCTTGAGAAAACCACCCAGATATTTAATTCTCTTCATATATCTACCTATTCTTTTTAACTCTGCCCAGATCCCCTCTCTAATCAGATCCGAAAAtgcaattaaaaattaataaatcgcGTTTTGTAAATAGATTATCCATTAATTATGATCCGATCCGACCCTGCAATATAGACCcgacttaactttaaaaaaCGAAATCGATTTGGGGGAAACTCAAAATTAGGGTTCGTGTGTTTTCATGTTACAGAGAAAAAAATGGAAGAGAGCAGAGAGACGTAAAGAAAAAGACGATGAACAGTAAAACTATGGAATCAGGTGAAACAATAAAGATAATCGTTTAATTTGTTTCATCAATGGAACAAATCCCAATTACATAGATGATCTTAAGAAGAACcctaagatgaagaagaagttacacCACTATTTTTCTAAATCTTTCTTCTGCTAGGGAATGCTTAAGACATGAGTTTGACTttgtttgattgttatgtttgtGTTTATGTTTTAAACAAGAGTTCTACATTGTCTGATTGTTATGTTTGTTGTGTTTATGTTTAACATGAGTATGACTTTTTCCGATTTTTATATACGTATATATGTGTAGTTATGTTTAAAACATGAGTTATGGTTAATGCATTTCAAGATAAAGAACGTAAACTTTAAAAATCAGGTTTCCTGGTTTCAAAGACTTTAACACAAAACAACACCAAGTCTAAGAGAATTTCAAAGccaataatacaaaataaagaGAGCATAGACTCAAAACTCGTCTCTTTGTGCCTCTGTTTCATCCATGGCACCTTTCGTCGCTGTCTCTCTATCCTCTGTACTGTTACAGGAAAATATAGCGAAGAGCTGTTGAGAAGATCGTTACATAGTTTATTGTTCATGTCTTCTTTGTTACGTTTCTCTGTAACATGTACGTACTCTATGCTCTCTTCCATTGttattcttcttctccttcttctctctctgtcATCTTCGCGTTGAAGACGAACCCGAACTGAACTCTCTCTCACGCTTGCTTGCTCGGTCATCCCTCTCACTCTTCGCCCtcgtttctctctctctgtcccTTTGTTCTCTTCGTCGTCTCTGTGCCGAGACCTGAAAACACACGAACCTAATTTTGAGTTTTCCCCGAATCGATTTCGTAGGGTCTGTTTTGTAGGGTCAGGTCGGATCATGATAATGGATAATCTGTTTACAAAACGCGATttattaattttgcaattgTGTTCTCGGATCTGATTAGAGATGGGGAtctggacagagttaaaaagaATGGGGAGATATTTGAAGAGAATTAAATATTAGGGTGGTTTTCTCAAGAGGTAAATAGTACGGGTGAGAATAGATAGGGTTGTTGTATTTACAGAGGGTTTTAGGCAGTCAACCTAATTAATAATAGTGGAAATAATGCTTATTTTATGTCAACCCAAAATTTACATAAACTAAACCTaaaacactaatcactaaaccctaaaataaaatttaaaccttaatcctaatatcaaaatatgcaaACAGTACATAATATGaatcattattaaaatagagtaGTAACAAACGAAATAGCATAGTACAtattaattttctaattttgaaatgttttatgATTGCAGTGAAGGAGGTAATGCTTACCCCAAAGTCAACCCAAACTTTTCATAAACTAAACAcaaaacactaatcactaaaccataaaagaaaatataaactttaatCCAATATCAAATATGCACATAGTACATAATATGAAGCATTATCAAAATAGAACAGTAACAAACGAAATaacatagtatatattaatgttcaaattttgaaatgtatATGAAGTAATGCTTACCCCAAAATCAACACAAACGTTCCATAAACTAAACTCAAcacactaatcactaaaccctaaaagaaaatataaatcctaactcaaatatcaaaatatgcgCACAATACATAATATTAagcattattaaaataaaatagtaacaaACAAAATAGCATAGTACATATTGTTCAAATAATATAGTACTATCGAAAACTTACATGACAAACGAGGAAGCCTCGACCGTAACACCATCGTGATCTGCAGATTTCAAAAGCGGAGACGACATATCTAGCATAGATTATGGATTTGGTGATGGTTGTGATTGCTATATAATTGGAGATGATCGTATTGTAATGGTGACAAAGGATAAGTGGTGGTAGTTGataatagaagaagaaaaaagagataTTTTTCGCTTTCATTAACCGGAGAGTGAGggtaatatagtatataatataaaaataatagaggtacttttttttgttagctACTTAATTATGGTTTATTTTGTAGTTATACATTCCAATTTCCCAAATAAAAATAAGGATTAGTACCAGAGAAGTTTTCTTAGATAgtctttttagtttattttcacaaaaatagatatCCAGTGAAAAGAATGAccaaaagtttttttattaaagagtaaatatgcatttagggtttagagtttagagttaaggggttgGGTTCTAGGGATgggttcaaatttttaaaaatgaaaaataaatattaaaattttcaaaaaaaaaaactattttcgttattttattttttttaaagctgtttttgtaacaaaaacttaaaaagtgttaTTTGAGATAATTACCCACAGTACTaaccaccaaaaaaaaatagggaTAACTCAGAGATGTATCTAGAGCATCCGTCGTTTATATGTTCATTGAGATTAATTAGTACTAACCACCAAGATTATCGTGTAGTATCATGAATCAGATTTACACTgctatatatacaaaataaaacaaaagtgaATTGACAATATTGACTAACGCACACACATAAACAAACCCAAATTAATCATATTAGATGAACGCACGGAGACAAAGTTTcagtaattatatttatatagattaagatccgcgcgAGGCGCGGAATGaacattgtatatataaatatattttacatattatatgttctcttatatattataaaataatatatattgaataataaaaaaatcagtaactattacgtatataattaaattggtgtgaatacgtaaataatttttattaatccaaacattcagtttttctattttttattttatataattaaatttacataatatatacatagataaatagtataatttaatattgatatattgtTAAATGATGCGTTCTACTTATTTGAatcttttataacaaaaaattaaatcgctgataacaaatttttattgtgcaatgtttttgaaagttttagtaatttataattttta
This region of Brassica napus cultivar Da-Ae chromosome C5, Da-Ae, whole genome shotgun sequence genomic DNA includes:
- the LOC106397845 gene encoding tetratricopeptide repeat protein 38-like isoform X8; the protein is MPLPMNASTQLTHTFIRFLFDYHPFIANLTKTEDFMVLMCFLWLLVLSYGRNWKVILEAPLDDKDCVLGNVLAAHYLSSSDHSKANTYVEAARSNIEQSTPYEKAVFEAVSYLISEDRDYDLALELHTQLLQRFPKDLASLKRAQVLCFYMGQPAPFLSLVQQVLPVNQEESYIHGMLAFPLLELGRMEEAAAASRKGYEINKEDAWAHHCLCHVLQHECKFKEAVEFMEELSESWQSCSSFLYTHNWWHIALCYLEGGSPMSKIEEIYDNHIWKELEKGDAVPPEVYLNAIALLLRLDVGDALKGSFEDRLKLLAARLTDQENWYMSWHLDILIVWALAKVGETSRARELLEGLKLRLSKMNKKKQQVMQKGIQLGEAVYEYAKGNYKQALELLGSDFNAFGYKLMMIDHWGIR
- the LOC106397845 gene encoding tetratricopeptide repeat protein 38-like isoform X7, translated to MPLPMNASTQLTHTFIRFLFDYHPFIANLTKTEDFMVLMCFLWLLVLSYGRNWKVILEAPLDDKDCVLGNVLAAHYLSSSDHSKANTYVEAARSNIEQSTPYEKAVFEAVSYLISEDRDYDLALELHTQLLQRFPKDLASLKRAQVLCFYMGQPAPFLSLVQQVLPVNQEESYIHGMLAFPLLELGRMEEAAAASRKGYEINKEDAWAHHCLCHVLQHECKFKEAVEFMEELSESWQSCSSFLYTHNWWHIALCYLEGGSPMSKIEEIYDNHIWKELEKGDAVPPEVYLNAIALLLRLDVGDALKGSFEDRLKLLAARLTDQENWYMSWHLDILIVWALAKVGETSRARELLEGLKLRLSKMNKKKQQVMQKGIQLGEAVYEYAKGNYKQALELLGSDFNAFGYKITGASDEQIDVFNEMWCQLLLKTGQSKTGEELYHGRQCTG
- the LOC106397845 gene encoding tetratricopeptide repeat protein 38-like isoform X5: MPLPMNASTQLTHTFIRFLFDYHPFIANLTKTEDFMVLMCFLWLLVLSYGRNWKVILEAPLDDKDCVLGNVLAAHYLSSSDHSKANTYVEAARSNIEQSTPYEKAVFEAVSYLISEDRDYDLALELHTQLLQRFPKDLASLKRAQVLCFYMGQPAPFLSLVQQVLPVNQEESYIHGMLAFPLLELGRMEEAAAASRKGYEINKEDAWAHHCLCHVLQHECKFKEAVEFMEELSESWQSCSSFLYTHNWWHIALCYLEGGSPMSKIEEIYDNHIWKELEKGDAVPPEVYLNAIALLLRLDVGDALKGSFEDRLKLLAARLTDQENWYMSWHLDILIVWALAKVGETSRARELLEGLKLRLSKMNKKKQQVMQKGIQLGEAVYEYAKGNYKQALELLGSDFNAFGYKITGASDEQIDVFNEMWCQLLLKTGQSKTAKEVIRERTKVRDGVPFMWRLLVKYNNAF
- the LOC106397845 gene encoding tetratricopeptide repeat protein 38-like isoform X6; amino-acid sequence: MPLPMNASTQLTHTFIRFLFDYHPFIANLTKTEDFMVLMCFLWLLVLSYGRNWKVILEAPLDDKDCVLGNVLAAHYLSSSDHSKANTYVEAARSNIEQSTPYEKAVFEAVSYLISEDRDYDLALELHTQLLQRFPKDLASLKRAQVLCFYMGQPAPFLSLVQQVLPVNQEESYIHGMLAFPLLELGRMEEAAAASRKGYEINKEDAWAHHCLCHVLQHECKFKEAVEFMEELSESWQSCSSFLYTHNWWHIALCYLEGGSPMSKIEEIYDNHIWKELEKGDAVPPEVYLNAIALLLRLDVGDALKGSFEDRLKLLAARLTDQENWYMSWHLDILIVWALAKVGETSRARELLEGLKLRLSKMNKKKQQVMQKGIQLGEAVYEYAKGNYKQALELLGSDFNAFGYKITGASDEQIDVFNEMWCQLLLKTGQSKTEVIRERTKVRDGVPFMWRLLVKYNNAF